Sequence from the Amaranthus tricolor cultivar Red isolate AtriRed21 chromosome 1, ASM2621246v1, whole genome shotgun sequence genome:
ATATAACATGTTGTGTATTCTGCCCTTgcgtttatttttcttatattaatgTAATTTAGCTTTACCTAACTATGACACTTACATTCTCTTCAGCCGTGGACTAAATTAAGATTACACTCTTAGTCCTTTGCAATTATGCATGATATTACTTGTATGAGACTTTTGGAATGCTTTTGATGCTCATTGTTGTCCCTTGCCATTTCTCCTCTGTGTCGTATGTTCCTATGGCTGGAAAGGATTTACATAATTTTGCTTTTCCTTTCTACTCCTCGGCATTCTTGTTCTCCTCTATAGATAACCCTTGCAGAGATAAGGCTTATGTCTATGAAATAAATTCTTGTTATGGAAACCCATGTTTTCTGATTACTGTTTTGCACTCAAAACTCATTTCATGATCAAGGTATCCCGAGGACGAGGAGGATCACATTGAAGGGCATCGTCGTCAAACTCTTAGAGGTGCTCAAAGATTATTGGAGCACTACAACAATGAAAAGGTGATTATAGCCTTGTTTTTTCCCCCCTAGAAGTCCTTGTTTTTTCTGCTTTTAGTCTTCTattgtttgtgtttttgttgtcttttgttAACCATGCATAATTTACAGGGTACCAACTATGAGCTTGTAGAAGCGGTGACAAGTGGTGCCATAATGAAGCCTGATGGTATTGCGCTCCATTGCAATTTCACAGCTAAACCAGCCAATCAGGATTCCGATTCTTCCATTAAGCTCTTCTTTGGCGAGATGCTCATTGGTCCAAACGATTTTCATATAGTCACTTATTGTGATATATTAAATGGTGGagtttcttttctctttaagaaaatgattaaGAGAACAAATTGTTTGACTTCTTATTCTTCACTCAACAAgaatcataatatatatctatttataatTGGAATGAAATGGTCCGAGTTATTCCACATACGACCTTTTTTATCGTCATTAATTGTGAATAATTTCTAATGTCCGTAGGTAAATCTCATGGCTGCAAGGATTGCGGAGAAAACGCCGACATTAAGCATCCCCCTGCTGAACTTTTAACGCGCAGTTATTATGATGTTTCCGATACTATACGTAATCGCTCACATACTCGTTTGGGTGGCAGTTCAGTCatttgttttacttatttaatgttacattgattttgatcttgaatttttggttgaattctCAGGTGAGATGTCGCCAAAGAGATGTGCAACTGTGCCTATTAATTCTGCGAAGAAGGAAAAAACTTTGGAATATGGGTAATGATGTTATAAAAACAAGTTAAATggaattttattgctttttgtatttttttcttttagtaaATCAATTGTGGAGCAAGGTTACGTAAGGGATGACCTCAAATATTCTCAATATTTGATTTATGTTACCTATGATGTTTCATGAAATTATTATTGTGGATTAGTTGTTTTCTTTCTGTCTCAATTACTTGCTATCACAATTTTGCTTTATGACTTTTGGCTTCttagtagttcaaatttggacaatgaaTTCGAGTTTGATGCAATGGAATATCCTCAATCTCCGGTTTGTCCTCCCTACGAGTAAGCTTCATCATCACTTCTATTGTCATGCTTTCAGTAGTCTCCACAAAGTGTGGTTACCTGTTTTATTGACAATAATCTAGTTTATCATGGACTGATTGATGTGCATAAGTTGTAGCTTCATGTTTTCTGGCTAGATTGATTAATGTGCACAATGCATCTAGagttcaaatttggacaatgaaTTCGAGTTTGATGCAATGGAATATGTTGGAATCTCTGTTTTCATaacgacattttttttttgctgcacTAATTAATCTCGTTGCTGTTCCACTTTTCCCTATGGTTCATCAATCAATTTTATCACCCAAATTTGACAtagatttttgtcttttttccaATTGTTCATTTTATATAACATGTTGTGTATTCTGCCCTTgcgtttatttttcttatattaatgTAATTTAGCTTTACCTAACTATGGCACTTACATTCTCTTCAGCCGTGGACTAAATTAAGATTACACTCTTAGTCCTTTGCAATTATGCATGATATTACTTGTATGAGACTTTTGGAATGCTTTTGATGCTCATTGTTGTCCCTTGCCATTTCTCCTCTGTGTCGTATGTTCCTATGGCTGGAAAGGATTTACATAATTTTGCTTTTCCTTTCTACTCCTCGGCATTCTTGTTCTCCTCTATAGATAACCCTTGTAGAGATAAGGCTTATGTCTATGAAATAAATTCTTGTTATGGAAACCCATGTTTTCTGATTACTGTTTTGCACTCAAAACTCATTTCATGATCAAGGTATCCCGAGGACGAGGAGTATCACATTGAAGGGCATCGTCGTCAAACTCTTAGAGGTGCTCAAAGATTATTGGAGCACTACAACAATGAAAAGGTGATTATAGCCTTGTTTTTTCCCCCCTAGAAGTCCTTGTTTTTTCTGCTTTTAGTCTTCTattgtttgtgtttttgttgtcttttgttAACCATGCATAATTTACAGGGTACCAACTATGAGCTTGTAGAAGCGTTGACAAGTGGTGCCATAATGAAGCCTGATGGTATTGCGCTCCATTGCAATTTCACAGCTAAACCAGCCAATCAGGATTCCGATTCTTCCATTAAGCTCTTCTTTGGCGAGATGCTCATTGGTCCAAACGATGTTCATATAGTCACTTATTGTGATATATTAAATGGTGGagtttcttttctctttaagaaaatgattaaGAGAACAAATTGTTTGACTTCTTATTCTTCACTCAACAAgaatcataatatatatctatttataatTGGAATGAAATGGTCCGAGTTATTCCACATACGACCTTTTTTATCGTCATTAATTGTGAATAATTTCTAATGTCCGTAGGTAAATCTCATGGCTGCAAGGAGTGCGGAGAAAACGCCGACATTAAGCATCCCCCTGCTGAACTTTTAACGCGCAGTTATGATGATGTTTCCGATACTATACGTAATCGCTCACATACTCACTTG
This genomic interval carries:
- the LOC130806109 gene encoding uncharacterized protein LOC130806109 isoform X2 — protein: MMPDGIALHCNFTAKPANQDSGSSIKLFFGEMLIGPDDVDKVTYCDILNGKSHGSKDCGENADIKHPPAELLTRSYYDVSDTIREMSPKRCATVPLNSAKKQKTLEYGSSNLDNEFEFDAMEYPQSPVCPPYEYPEDEEDHIEGHRRQTLRGAQRLLEHYNNEKGTNYELVEAVTSGAIMKPDGIALHCNFTAKPANQDSDSSIKLFFGEMLIGPNDFHIVTYCDILNGKSHGCKDCGENADIKHPPAELLTRSYYDVSDTIREMSPKRCATVPINSAKKEKTLEYGSSNLDNEFEFDAMEYPQSPVCPPYEYPEDEEYHIEGHRRQTLRGAQRLLEHYNNEKGTNYELVEALTSGAIMKPDGIALHCNFTAKPANQDSDSSIKLFFGEMLIGPNDVHIVTYCDILNGKSHGCKECGENADIKHPPAELLTRSYDDVSDTIPEMSPKSGGATPMDSVKEKTRKNGKSILDQGYDTNDLGYPPSPVYTPY
- the LOC130806109 gene encoding uncharacterized protein LOC130806109 isoform X1: MINRLPLDVTQLIHPEDEEDHIEGHRDQTLRGAQRLLEHYNSGKGTNYELVEALRSGAIMMPDGIALHCNFTAKPANQDSGSSIKLFFGEMLIGPDDVDKVTYCDILNGKSHGSKDCGENADIKHPPAELLTRSYYDVSDTIREMSPKRCATVPLNSAKKQKTLEYGSSNLDNEFEFDAMEYPQSPVCPPYEYPEDEEDHIEGHRRQTLRGAQRLLEHYNNEKGTNYELVEAVTSGAIMKPDGIALHCNFTAKPANQDSDSSIKLFFGEMLIGPNDFHIVTYCDILNGKSHGCKDCGENADIKHPPAELLTRSYYDVSDTIREMSPKRCATVPINSAKKEKTLEYGSSNLDNEFEFDAMEYPQSPVCPPYEYPEDEEYHIEGHRRQTLRGAQRLLEHYNNEKGTNYELVEALTSGAIMKPDGIALHCNFTAKPANQDSDSSIKLFFGEMLIGPNDVHIVTYCDILNGKSHGCKECGENADIKHPPAELLTRSYDDVSDTIPEMSPKSGGATPMDSVKEKTRKNGKSILDQGYDTNDLGYPPSPVYTPY